A section of the Kribbella voronezhensis genome encodes:
- the pepN gene encoding aminopeptidase N, with translation MPSLTVDGARTRAAALTVHSYDVDLDLTRGDRTFGSTTRIVFSATSQSSYLDVKPGELLSVTLNGEAVDVAGLDDGRLPLTGLTAENEVVVVASMLYSNDGEGLHRSVDAADGLTYLYAMSFLDAAPRIFACFDQPDLKAPYKVKVTAPPEWIVLGNGAATQVSPGRWELAETKPLSTYFVTLVAGPYHQLLDSHDGIPLGLVSRQSLAEALDREAEDIFTVSKQAFDEFHRLFGYRYPFGEYHQAFVPEFNAGAMENPGCVTFRDSMVFRSAVTDQERSGRARTVVHEMAHQWFGDTVTMQWWNDLWLNESFAEYMAHRVSTAATSYTDNWIDFAYIRKWWGLQADQRSSTHPIAADAVKDALASLDDFDGISYAKGAAALKQLAAYLGDDIFLAGVRAHITSNEFGNATFADLVAKWTEAGAVGLEAWAQNWLRTPGVDTISAERTPTGVKLRRVAPAAYPANRPHKLTVGGFDESGQAVSVPVLLDADEVDVDLDPTVAVIVPDAADDTWAKIRLDADSLGRLTAVLPKIRDGVTRAVILNSLRDAIADAELDPQLGFEVVLAALPHEDSDIAVNTMVSWCVNRLLGGYLPYEPQRGQLAEVLATRVGSTSAGSSLQLAVVRGLVKVSADVDQLKGWLDGTGVPDGLAVDAELRWDITLQLARLGAIGDAEIDAELERDHSSEGKVHATECRAALPTPEAKERAWALIATDPDVANYDLYAAATGFWHPSQAEVTAPYVERYFAEIAGTEKLRSGWVVARSALLAFPQFAVEESVVRLAEDLVADESVAAGIRRAVSDEADDLKRALAVRSAYPQN, from the coding sequence ATGCCGAGCCTTACCGTCGACGGCGCCCGCACCCGGGCCGCCGCGCTCACCGTCCATTCGTACGACGTCGATCTCGACCTGACCCGCGGGGACCGCACCTTCGGTTCCACCACCAGGATCGTGTTCTCGGCGACCAGCCAGTCCAGCTACCTGGACGTCAAACCGGGCGAGCTGCTGTCGGTGACGCTGAACGGCGAGGCCGTCGACGTCGCCGGTCTGGACGACGGACGGCTTCCGCTGACCGGCCTGACCGCGGAGAACGAGGTGGTCGTGGTCGCGTCGATGCTCTACTCCAACGACGGCGAGGGCCTGCACCGCAGTGTGGACGCGGCCGACGGTCTCACCTATCTGTACGCGATGTCGTTCCTGGACGCCGCGCCCCGGATCTTCGCGTGCTTCGACCAGCCCGATCTCAAGGCGCCGTACAAGGTCAAGGTGACCGCGCCGCCGGAGTGGATCGTGCTCGGCAACGGCGCCGCCACCCAGGTGTCACCCGGCCGCTGGGAGCTGGCCGAGACCAAGCCGCTCTCGACGTACTTCGTCACGCTGGTCGCCGGGCCCTACCACCAGCTCCTCGACTCCCACGACGGCATCCCGCTCGGGCTGGTCTCGCGCCAGTCCCTCGCGGAGGCGCTCGACCGCGAGGCCGAGGACATCTTCACCGTCAGCAAGCAGGCCTTCGACGAGTTCCACCGGCTGTTCGGGTACCGCTACCCGTTCGGCGAGTACCACCAGGCGTTCGTCCCGGAGTTCAACGCCGGCGCGATGGAGAACCCGGGCTGCGTGACGTTCCGCGACTCGATGGTCTTCCGCTCCGCGGTCACCGACCAGGAACGCAGCGGCCGGGCCCGAACCGTCGTCCACGAGATGGCGCACCAGTGGTTCGGCGACACCGTGACGATGCAGTGGTGGAACGACCTGTGGCTGAACGAGTCGTTCGCCGAGTACATGGCGCACCGGGTCTCGACCGCGGCGACGAGCTACACCGACAACTGGATCGACTTCGCCTACATCCGCAAGTGGTGGGGGCTGCAGGCCGACCAGCGCTCGTCGACGCACCCGATCGCCGCCGACGCGGTCAAGGACGCACTCGCCTCACTGGACGACTTCGACGGCATCTCCTACGCCAAGGGCGCGGCCGCGCTGAAGCAGCTCGCCGCCTACCTCGGTGACGACATCTTCCTGGCCGGTGTCCGCGCGCACATCACCTCCAACGAGTTCGGCAACGCGACGTTCGCCGACCTGGTCGCGAAGTGGACCGAGGCGGGCGCCGTCGGCCTCGAGGCCTGGGCCCAGAACTGGCTCCGTACGCCGGGCGTCGACACCATCAGCGCCGAGCGGACCCCGACCGGCGTGAAACTGCGCCGGGTCGCGCCGGCCGCCTATCCGGCGAACCGCCCGCACAAGCTCACAGTCGGCGGCTTCGACGAGTCCGGCCAGGCGGTCTCGGTGCCGGTGCTGCTCGACGCCGACGAGGTCGACGTCGACCTGGACCCGACTGTGGCCGTGATCGTCCCGGACGCCGCCGACGACACCTGGGCCAAGATCCGGCTGGACGCCGACAGCCTCGGCCGGCTGACCGCCGTCCTGCCGAAGATCAGGGACGGCGTGACGCGGGCCGTCATCCTGAACAGCCTCCGGGACGCGATCGCGGACGCCGAACTCGATCCGCAACTCGGCTTCGAGGTCGTGCTCGCTGCCCTGCCCCACGAAGACAGCGACATCGCCGTCAACACGATGGTCTCGTGGTGCGTGAACCGGCTGCTCGGCGGCTACCTCCCGTACGAACCGCAGCGCGGGCAGCTCGCGGAGGTTCTCGCGACCCGCGTCGGTTCGACCTCGGCCGGGAGCAGCCTGCAGCTCGCCGTGGTCCGCGGGCTGGTCAAGGTCTCGGCCGACGTGGACCAGCTGAAGGGCTGGCTCGACGGCACCGGCGTACCGGACGGTCTCGCGGTCGATGCCGAACTGCGGTGGGACATCACCCTGCAGCTGGCCCGGCTCGGCGCGATCGGCGACGCGGAGATCGACGCCGAACTCGAGCGCGACCATTCCTCCGAGGGCAAGGTGCACGCCACCGAGTGCCGGGCCGCGCTGCCGACGCCCGAGGCGAAAGAACGCGCCTGGGCCCTGATCGCGACCGACCCCGACGTGGCGAACTACGACCTGTACGCCGCGGCGACGGGCTTCTGGCACCCGAGTCAGGCCGAGGTCACCGCGCCGTACGTCGAGCGGTACTTCGCCGAGATCGCCGGTACCGAGAAGCTCCGGTCGGGCTGGGTGGTGGCCCGCAGCGCGCTGCTCGCGTTCCCCCAGTTCGCGGTCGAGGAATCGGTGGTCCGGCTGGCCGAGGACCTGGTGGCCGACGAGTCCGTCGCGGCCGGGATCAGGCGGGCCGTCAGCGACGAGGCCGATGACCTGAAGCGCGCGCTCGCGGTGCGTTCGGCGTACCCGCAGAACTGA